In one Natronosalvus amylolyticus genomic region, the following are encoded:
- a CDS encoding DnaJ domain-containing protein, translated as MAESYYDVLGVDSDATQDEITEAYRSRVLEVHPDRSTDPDAATRFDLVTDARAVLSDDLERARYDRLGHDAYCRLESLCASTSSSDSDANKTGSNQGEDADSQTTPGSTRGASTARTSTTEQTAGSDRTASRKTTRATRSGSTGSTASTSNTDRQHAGAQTTGDRDRSETHHARQRRRRGRMAWLGGNATRTSSASEDTQNTRQRSGNRRATGEPTGNAEGAFRYAVHDWDGEITLSRPHRKLDRPTEIAVACIALLYPLLVYSSLSPAFWLPVNLVVGACSLALVGYLLTMPRVAFATFGGWALVASVAIWYLWPIDPVLGGLALAAFWVPFGYAGTVWWALRPR; from the coding sequence ATGGCCGAGTCGTACTACGACGTACTCGGTGTCGATTCCGACGCCACGCAGGACGAAATCACCGAAGCGTACCGGTCACGGGTGCTCGAGGTGCATCCCGACCGGAGTACGGACCCGGATGCGGCAACGCGCTTCGATCTGGTGACTGACGCGAGAGCGGTGCTATCCGACGACCTCGAGCGGGCACGGTACGACCGACTGGGCCACGATGCGTACTGTCGGTTGGAATCGCTGTGTGCCTCGACATCGTCATCCGATTCGGACGCCAATAAGACTGGTTCGAACCAGGGTGAAGACGCCGATTCGCAAACGACACCGGGGTCGACAAGGGGTGCAAGCACTGCGCGAACCTCGACCACCGAGCAGACGGCGGGCAGTGACCGGACCGCCAGCCGAAAGACGACTCGGGCGACCCGTTCAGGATCCACAGGTTCTACCGCGTCAACTTCGAACACCGACAGACAGCACGCGGGGGCCCAAACCACGGGTGACCGCGACCGAAGCGAGACTCATCACGCCCGTCAGCGCCGACGTCGGGGCCGAATGGCGTGGCTTGGGGGTAACGCCACGAGGACCTCGAGCGCTTCGGAGGACACACAAAACACCAGGCAACGGTCTGGAAACCGACGGGCAACCGGCGAACCGACAGGGAACGCGGAGGGTGCCTTTCGGTACGCCGTTCACGACTGGGACGGCGAGATAACGCTGTCACGACCGCACCGGAAACTCGACCGACCGACCGAAATCGCGGTCGCCTGTATCGCACTCTTGTACCCGTTGCTCGTCTACTCGAGTCTCTCGCCAGCGTTCTGGCTCCCTGTCAACCTCGTCGTGGGTGCCTGTAGCCTGGCCCTGGTTGGCTACCTCCTGACGATGCCTCGCGTCGCGTTCGCGACCTTCGGCGGGTGGGCACTCGTCGCCTCGGTGGCCATCTGGTATCTGTGGCCGATCGATCCGGTACTCGGTGGGCTGGCACTGGCGGCGTTCTGGGTTCCGTTCGGATACGCAGGTACCGTCTGGTGGGCACTCCGACCGCGGTAA
- a CDS encoding amidohydrolase family protein: protein MDLAIVDTLALTMADDRLGVLENATIGIDDGELVYVGPSSGFEGEPERTIDGNGRLTMPGLVNAHTHLGLTLCRGGAQDVPEIEWMNRALGPLIEHANAEDHVVGARLGGLEALRSGVTTVGEYAANVEQLVDRSLEPLGLRVVATETINAVAESSADLGPDDAYPLDEEVGAAALERNETLFETYADHERVSCLYGPQALDMVPRSILETIRERADAHDRGVHMHVAQGDRERRQIEARYGSGATTVGVLEELGLVSDRLLAVHLHGATSDEREHLAAAGVRMAANPSSIAAIDGVTPPLCEYREYGGVAGIGTDQAPGTGGHDLLRELRTASLLSKTDRGDPTAFPAWTALRVGTIEGARALGIDDLVGSLEVGKRADVVCYDLDHPAVAPTVSRPLHTAVPNLVYGASGGLADTVIVDGEVVLEDGSVTTVDEVSVLEEADDRATALFDRAATDWEAAGSELVARVEDGWL from the coding sequence ATGGATCTCGCGATCGTCGACACGCTGGCGCTGACGATGGCCGACGACCGACTTGGCGTCCTCGAAAACGCCACGATCGGTATCGACGACGGCGAACTCGTCTACGTCGGCCCCTCGAGCGGCTTCGAGGGAGAACCGGAGCGAACGATCGACGGGAACGGTCGCCTGACGATGCCGGGCCTGGTGAACGCCCACACCCATCTGGGACTCACCCTCTGTCGCGGCGGCGCCCAGGACGTTCCCGAAATCGAGTGGATGAACCGTGCACTCGGGCCGCTGATCGAACACGCGAACGCCGAGGATCACGTCGTCGGGGCTCGCCTCGGTGGCCTCGAGGCGCTCCGGTCTGGAGTGACGACGGTCGGCGAGTACGCCGCCAACGTCGAGCAACTGGTCGATCGAAGTCTCGAGCCGCTGGGGCTGCGAGTGGTCGCGACGGAGACGATCAACGCGGTCGCGGAGTCGTCGGCAGATCTCGGCCCCGACGACGCCTACCCACTGGACGAGGAGGTGGGTGCGGCGGCCCTCGAGCGCAACGAGACGCTGTTCGAGACCTACGCCGATCACGAACGCGTCTCCTGTCTGTACGGACCACAAGCGCTCGATATGGTACCGCGGTCGATTCTCGAGACGATCCGCGAGCGTGCAGACGCACACGACCGAGGGGTCCACATGCACGTCGCCCAGGGCGACCGCGAGCGCCGCCAGATCGAGGCCAGGTACGGTTCGGGGGCCACGACCGTCGGTGTCCTCGAGGAGTTGGGGCTCGTCTCTGATCGACTACTCGCAGTTCACCTCCATGGCGCAACATCCGACGAACGGGAGCACCTGGCCGCTGCGGGCGTTCGGATGGCCGCAAATCCGAGTTCGATAGCCGCAATCGACGGTGTCACCCCGCCACTATGTGAGTACCGAGAGTACGGCGGTGTCGCTGGAATCGGCACGGATCAGGCGCCGGGAACAGGCGGGCACGACCTCCTTCGCGAACTCCGTACGGCGAGCCTGCTCTCGAAAACCGACCGTGGCGATCCGACGGCGTTCCCCGCCTGGACGGCCCTGCGCGTTGGGACGATAGAAGGGGCGCGGGCACTCGGAATCGACGACCTGGTCGGGTCGCTCGAGGTTGGCAAGCGCGCCGACGTCGTCTGTTACGACCTCGATCACCCGGCCGTCGCGCCGACGGTCTCGAGGCCGTTACACACGGCCGTCCCCAACCTCGTGTATGGGGCGAGTGGTGGTCTCGCCGACACCGTGATCGTCGACGGGGAGGTTGTTCTCGAGGACGGGTCTGTAACGACGGTGGACGAGGTGTCGGTGCTCGAGGAAGCGGACGACCGAGCGACGGCGCTCTTCGATCGAGCGGCCACCGACTGGGAGGCTGCGGGTTCGGAACTCGTGGCGCGCGTCGAAGACGGGTGGCTGTAG